A single region of the Coregonus clupeaformis isolate EN_2021a chromosome 16, ASM2061545v1, whole genome shotgun sequence genome encodes:
- the LOC121584219 gene encoding elongation of very long chain fatty acids protein 7-like — MLSQYWRTATGAQGDMEFRDLTARAGLWYENFMKNADPRTEDWFLMSSPLPQTIIIVAYIYFVMRLGPRLMENRKAFHLKEVLIIYNFSVVTLSLYMCYEYVMSGWGTGYTFHCDLVDYSESPQAVRMAGTCWLYYFSKFIEMLDTIFFVLRKKNSQITFLHVYHHSIMPFTWWFGVRFAAGGQGTFHALLNCVVHVIMYSYYGLSALGPAYQKYLWWKKYLTTIQLIQFVIVTTHIWQYFFMKDCPYQFPVFIYIIGLYGLVFLLLFLNFWYHAYTKGKRLPKVFQAKTWAHPYNKTNGEITNGNGFHYDKDK, encoded by the exons ATGCTCTCACAATATTGGAG gaCGGCTACAGGAGCTCAGGGTGACATGGAGTTCAGGGATCTAACGGCCAGGGCCGGACTCTGGTATGAAAACTTCATGAAGAATGCAG ACCCCAGGACAGAAGACTGGTTTCTCATGTCATCGCCGCTCCCCCAGACCATAATAATTGTGGCATACATCTACTTTGTGATGCGGCTGGGGCCCAGACTCATGGAGAACCGCAAGGCCTTCCACCTCAAAGAAGTTCTCATTATCTACAACTTCAGCGTGGTCACCTTGTCCCTCTACATGTGCTATGAG TATGTGATGTCGGGTTGGGGGACGGGCTACACGTTCCACTGTGACCTAGTGGACTACTCGGAATCGCCGCAGGCAGTGAGG ATGGCTGGGACGTGTTGGCTGTACTACTTCTCAAAGTTCATAGAGATGTTGGACACA ATCTTCTTTGTTCTGAGGAAGAAGAACAGTCAGATTACGTTCCTCCATGTCTACCATCACTCTATCATGCCCTTTACCTGGTGGTTTGGGGTCCGGTTCGCTGCAG GTGGCCAGGGGACGTTCCATGCCCTGTTGAACTGTGTGGTCCATGTCATCATGTACTCCTACTACGGCCTGTCTGCCCTGGGCCCCGCCTACCAGAAGTACCTCTGGTGGAAGAAGTACCTCACCACTATTCAGCTG ATCCAGTTTGTGATCGTTACCACCCACATCTGGCAGTACTTCTTCATGAAGGACTGTCCCTACCAGTTCCCAGTCTTCATCTATATCATTGGCCTCTACGGCctggtcttcctcctcctcttcctcaactTCTGGTACCATGCCTACACCAAGGGCAAGAGGCTGCCCAAGGTCTTTCAGGCCAAAACCTGGGCCCACCCCTACAACAAAACCAACGGTGAAATAACCAACGGGAATGGTTTCCACTATGACAAGGATAAGTGA